Genomic DNA from Planctomycetia bacterium:
CCGAAGCATTTCACCGGCGAGCGTTTGGCCGCCAAGCTTCGGCCGCTGCTCGAGTCGCCCGACGTGCAAGCCGCCTGCCGCACGCTCGCCGAAAAACTCGCCGGCAATACGGCGCTCGACGACACGGCGAAGCTCCTGGAAAGTCTGTTGCCCGGAACTGCTTGAAGCGTCTACGTCTCGATTCGCGTATGCTCGACCGTACATTTTTCTAATAGCTTCGCATCGGGCTCGCAGCCGATGCCGGGCACTTCCATCGCCGCGACTTGCGGCGTGCCGTCGATCGGGCTCGGCGTGAGAAACAGCTCGGGCTTGCCGAGGTCGTCGGTATAGAACCGCGACGACGGAAAAATATCGGCCGGGTAAGTGAAGTTGTCGAGCGTGGCGAGCGCGATCATGGCCTGTAGCCCGACGGCGCTCTCGAGCATTCCGCCGACCCAACAAGGAATTCCCGCGGCCTTCGCGAGGTCGTGAATCTTCACGGCATTCGTCAGCCCGCCGACCCGGCCCGGCTTGATGTTGATGTAGCGGCAGCTGCCGAGATCGAGCGCCATCGCGGCGCGATCGACGGAGACGACGGTCTCGTCCAAGCAGATCGGCGTTCGAATTTCTTTTTGCAGCCGCGCATGGTCGACGAGGTCGTCGTGCTGGAGCGGTTGTTCGATCATCGCGAGATTGAAGTCGTCGAGCCGGCAGAACATCTCGAAGTCGTCGATCCGATAGCCGCTGTTGCAATCGATGTGAAACACCTCGGTCGGGAACCGGCTCCGCACGAAGCGCAGCATTTCGATGTCCCAACCCGGCTTGTATTTCAGCTTCACGCGCTTGTGTCCGGCGTCGAGCGCGACGGCAATGTCGTCGCACATCGCACTCACGGAATCGGCCACGCCGAAATCGGCTCCGACGTCGACGGAGTTGCGCTTGCCGCCGAGCAGTTTATAGAGCGGCGTTTCCTTTTGCAGGGCGTCGAGCGTCCACCAGGCATTGTCGAGCGCGGCCTTGGCGAACTGGTTCCCTTTGAAGTGTGCGAACTTCGCTTGTAAGTCGTCGCCGGTCGAAACGAACTGCCCTACCAAGGTCGGAGCGAGCCACTTCTTCATCACGGCGAAGATGCCGCCGGCCCATTCCGGGCTATAGCAAGGAGCCGCCAGCGGCGACGACTCGGCCCAGGCGTAACGGCCGTCGCTCTCCATGCGCACGAGTACCGACTCGACCGTGTAGTCGGCACCGTACGCGGTTCGCCAAGGGCTGATCAGCGGCATGGCGACGTGAAACAATTCGACGGCATCGATACGCATGGCGGGCGAGCTCTCTCGGGAGGGAATTCGGGAAGTCGTCAATTTATTCGCGGCCGGCCTGCGGTACAATCGTGTGCATCGCAAAGTTTCCGGTCTTCGCACGACCGCTCGCAGGCCCTTAGGGAATCGTTCGCCATGGATGACGCGCAACACGAACCGGCCGAAAAGACGAAACCGAAATGGCAGCCGATCTCCGCGCTCGAGCGGCGCATTCTCGGCGTGCTGGTCGAAAAGGCCAAGACCGTGCCGGAAAGCTATCCGATGACGCTCAACGGCATCACGACCGGCTGCAACCAAAAGAATAATCGCTATCCGGTGATGCAGATCGAGAGCGACCAACTCGACACGCCGCTCGAGCATTTGCGCGACCTCGGCGCAATCGCCGTGGTGCAAGGCAACGGCCGGACGGAAAAATTCCGGCACTATCTCAACGACTGGTTCGGCATCGAGAAGGCCGAAATGGCGGTCATGGCCGAGCTCTTGCTGCGCGGCGCGCAGAGCGAAGGAGAGCTTCGCCAACGGGCCTCGCGCATGGAGCCGATCGCCGATCTGACGACGCTGCGCAACGTGCTCCATTCGTTGAAGACGAAGAACCTGATCGTCTCGCTCACTTCCGACGGTCGCGGCCATGTGCTGACGCATAATCTTTACGAGCCCCGCGAGTTGGAAAAGGTCCGCCGCGATTATGAAGCCCAACCGGCCATGGCCTTGAGCGGCGCGATCAGCGGTTCGCGAAGCCGCGACGACGACGATGAACCGACCCCTTCGCGTTCGGTTGCGATAAGCCAAACGACTTCTAACCCTGCGATTTCCAGTCCGGCGACGGCTTCGGCTTCATCGTCGGCCGAATGGCGCGAGGCGGTGGAATCGCTGCGCGAAGAGCTGCGCGAACTCAAGGCCGAAGTCGAATCGCTCCGTGAAGAGGTCTCGATGCTACGCGGTTAGCGCACGGCACGGCCGTGATCGCGCCTTGTTGTAATGTGGTGCGACTTGAAAAAAAGTTCGTGCGTCGTCGCCCGAGCGGGCTTAGGCTTCTTGTCAAAACATTCTCTGCGCAGAGCATTCCGCCCGAACCGGCTTTCTTCGTGAAGAAAGACTGACTCGCGCGACGACGCACCGGACGACGCCCACGGCAGCGAAGCGTTCTCTGCGATGTTGCAACTTCGCAGAGAACGTCGTGCAAGTTTCGATCCTCGGTTTAGTTCGTTTTGCGTTTCATCCACGAACGCAAGACGACCGAGGATCGCGATGCATGTGTGTTCGACGAAGCAAACCCTCACGCACCGCAGGCCGGAAGAAGACATCGAGCGATTGTTTTCTCGCCCGATCGACCATCGTCGCGAGGGACCGAGCTTAGCGCTCGATTCGTTCCAACCACGGCGGCGACAAGCGGCGCGGCCGAAGCTCGAAGTTTCCCATCGCGATTCGTCGTCGCCGGTCTCGCGTGAACGAAAACAAGCAACGCGTCGAAACCTACCGGAGGTCGGAGTCTCGTCTCCTCACGCAGCTCAACATCGCACGGCACGCGGCAAGATTCAACGCGAAGAAATGGGCCAATGTAGCAGGCACGTTCCACGTGCCGTCCGCCACAGCTGATAAGGAACGATCGTTACCGTGTGGCCCCGGATATGCATCCGGGGCTATTGAACGGAAGCTGTGTGTGAACGGAGCTGCGTGTGAAAGGAGGCTGCGTGTGAAAGGAGGCTGCGTGCGTCGCGATGTTGCACTTAGCTCGAACGACGCACGTGGCTACGGCACGTGGAACGTGCCTGCTACTTACGCCTTATCGTTCCACTTCGCGACCGTGGCTGTGCGGTAGGCTCGGTTTCCTAAGTGCGCAGCGTAGACTGCCGAGACGCCGGCTTCGGCCGGAGCGTTCGTCTTCGCGCGGCTCCGCATGCAGTCGACCCAGTTCGTGAGGTGCAGCAATTCGCCGTCGGGATTGGTGTAGAAATCGGCTCCGCGCGGGCCTTCGCCGAGAATCATTTCGCTTTTCGGCGTCTTGCTGTTCCGTTCCGGGAAGAGGATGTAGCCGCCTCGGTCGGCATAAAGGGTGCCGTCGCGGCCCATCACTTCGATCATCGACGCATTGCGCGCGTTGACGAACGTTCCTTCGAAGTAGACTTGCACTTTGCGGTCGGGATAGTTCACGAGCGTTTGGATCGTGTCGGGCGTTTCCCAGAGGCCGGCCGTTTGGAAATGGTCGCCGATCGCGACGGCCGATTCCGGCTTGTCGAGATCGACGAGCCAGTTGGCGACGTCCATCCAATGCACCATCAGGTCCGTAAGGATGCCGCCGCCGAAATCCCAGAACCAACGCCAATTGCGGAACCGGTATTCGTCGTACGGTTGCTCCTTCGCGTTGCCGAGGAACGACTTCCAATCGACGGTCGCGGGATCGATCCCGAGCTTGTTGAGCTTGTGGCGCGGCTGGTTCCGATTCCATGTGAGATGGACTTTGTGGATTTCGCCCAGCGCGCCGGCTTGAATCAGCTCGCGGGCCTTCTGCAAGTGGGGCATACTGCGTTGCTGCATGCCGACCTGCACCACGCGCTTGTAGTTGTTCTGCGCGTCGATCACGGCTTGGCCTTCGCTGAGGTCATGCGTCAGCGGCTTCTCGACGTACACGTCTTTCCCCGCGGCGCAGGCTGCGATCGTCAGCGGCGAGTGCCAATGATCGGGTGTGCCGATCAGCACGGCATCGATGTCCTTGCGGTCGAGAATCTCTTGCCACTTCTTCGAGGTGATCGCTTGCGGATCGGCGAGTTGCTTGCCGAGCTCGAGGTGCATGTCCCAAATATCGCAGACGGCCGCGATGCGCACGCCCGGCACTTTCACCAGGGCCTTCATCAACCCGCGGCAGCGACCGCCGGTGCCGATGCAGGCGATGTTGATCGTCTCGTTCGCGGCATAGCCCCGGCTCGGCGAGGCTTGGCCGAGCGTGAGCGCAGCGGCGGTCGTGGCGGAAGCGACCTTCATAAATTCGCGACGATCGAACATAGACGGATTCCTTAATAGGCGGGCATGGGCGATGCGGCTATTGTGAGCGCCTGCCGCTCCGAATTCAACCTTTACGAATTCAACTCGAGCGCTTCTTCCCAATGCTCGTACAGGTTCTTGAGCCCGGCGCGTAGCTCGTCGAGCTCGGCTTGGCATTGGCGCACCAGCCGGCCGTCGCGCACCGTTTCGGGCAAGATCATCCGGGCCTGCACGTCTTCGAGCTTCATTTCATGGTCGAGAATGTCGGCTTCGATGTCGGCTGCCTTACGGTACGGGAACTTCCGTTTGCGGCGCTCTTTCTTGCCGGCGTCTTTCGTATCGTCGCCGGGCTTCACGGCGGTCGCCGTCTTCTGCTTCGTCGCCGCCGCTTCGGCCTGCTGCTCGGCGAGCCGCGTTTGAATAAACAACTGGTAGTCTTCGTAGTTGCCCGTGATCACGCGGAACCGCTCCGGTTCGACGACGAGCACATGATCGCACACGCGGTTCAGGAAGTACCGGTCGTGGCTGACGAACAGCACGGTTCCTTCGAAGTTGAGCAGCGAACGCTCCAGCGAGTCGCAGGCCCAGAGGTCGAGATGGTTCGTCGGTTCGTCGAGAATGAGGAAGTTCGGGTCTTGAGCGGAAAGCCGCGCGAGCGCCGCACGGCTCCGCTCACCGCCGCTTAGGCTTTGCACTTTCTGAAAGACGATCTCGCCCGTCAGGCCGAACTTCGCCAGCAGGTCGCGGCGCTGCGGCTCGTTGAATTCCTTATGCGGCGGGCGAACGGCGTCGAGCGTTTGCGCATCGTCGTCGATCCCTTGCAACAGCTGATCGTAATAGCCGGGCCGGACGTTGGTGCCGAGCGCGACTTTCCCCTTCGTCGGCTCGATCCGGCCGACGATCATCTTCAGCAGCGTCGTCTTCCCGGTGCCGTTCGGCCCGAGGATGCCCCAGCGCTCGCCGCGCAAGATGTCGAACGTCAGATCGGAGAAGAGGGGCCGATCGAAGGCTTTCGACAAATGCTCCGCGCGCACGACGATGTCGCCGGTGCGCGTGGCCGGAGCGAAGCCCATCGGCGGGCCGATGATTTCGCGCGGGGCATTGATGCGCTCCACGCGATCCAACTTCTTTTCGCGATCTTTCGCTTGGGCCGACTTCTGCCCGTAGAAATTCTTGCGAATGAATTCTTCGGTTTTGGCGATGTACTCTTGTTGCTTCTCGAACGTCCGGGCCTGCACCTTCACACGCTCTTGCTTTTGCAGCCAATAGGCCGAGAAGTTGCCGACGTATTCATCGATGGTGCCGTGATAAAGCTCCAAAGTTCGGTTCGTCACTTTGTCGAGAAAGTAGCGATCGTGGCTGACGACGACGACCGCTTGATCGGCGGTGGAAAGAAAGTTCTCGAGCCACTCGGTCGCTTCGATATCGAGATGGTTCGACGGCTCATCGAGCAGCAGCACGTCGGGCTCGCGCAGCAGAACCTTGGCGAGCAGCAGCCGGTTCATCTGGCCGCCGCTCAGCACGCCGCAGGGGCGATCGAACGTCTCGCTCGTGAAGCCGAGGCCGCCGAGGACGCGCTCGATCTTATAGTCGAGGTTGTACGCGTCGTGGTGCTGGATCTCATGTTGCAGGAAGTCGTACCGCGCGGCGAGGCGCTTGTGTTCGACGTCGTCCTTGGTCGCCGCAAGCAGATCGGCGACGTCGCCGGCTTCGTCGACCAGCGCGGCGAAGTGCGACATCGCGGTCTTTGCTTCGTCCCACAAGGTGCGGTCGGGGACGAACTCCGGTTGTTGCTCCAAGTATTCGAGTCGCGCAGTACGATGCAAAGCGACGCTCCCGGCATCGGCATCGAGCTTGCCTGCCAGGATCTTCATCAACGTCGACTTGCCCGCTCCGTTCGGGCCGACGAGGCCGATCTTCTCGCCGGGGCGCACCTCGAAGCTGACGCCGTCGAGAATCGGCTCCGGTCCGAAGTGTTTCACTACGTCGACGACATCGAGCAAGATCATCCGTGCTTTCCTTCCGACGAGGCACGGCCTTCGAGCGGGGCATAGCGCGCGACGATCGACTTGGCGACCCGCAAGCCGTCGACCGCTGCGCTGACGATGCCGCCGGCGTAGCCCGCCCCTTCGCCGATCGGGTACAGGCCGGCGATGCCGGTGCTTTCGAGGGTTTCGTTGTCGCGCGGCATGCGAATCGGCGAACTGCCGCGCGCCTCGGGGCCGACGATCGTCGCCTCGGGAAGGAAGCGGCCTTGCCAACGGGCATCGAGCAGCGGCAGTCCGCCATGCAGAGCCTGGGCGACTTGCGGAGGGACGACGTCGGCGATCGATGTCGCTACGACGCCGCGTTTATAACTCGTACGGGGAGAGCCTGTGCTTGTGCGGCCGGCCATGAAGTCGCGAGCCCATTGAATCGGGCAGCGATACTCGCCGCGTCCGAGGGCGAACGCCTGGGCTTCGTAGCGGCGTTGCAGTTCGACGCCGGCGAGGATGTCGGTCGAGCCGAAGTGTTGCGGGTCGAGCGTGATCATGAAGCCGGAGTTCGCGAACGGGCTATCGCGTTTCGAGAGGCTCATGCCGTTCGAAGAAAAATAGCCGGGCTCGCTGACGCTCGGAATCACTTGCCCGCCGGCGCACATGCAAAAGCTGAAGAGGTCCTGCGGTCCGTGGGCGATGAGCGTGTAGTCGGCCGAGCCGAGCCGCTCTTCCTGGCGCGTCTCTCCGTATTGCACGCGATTGACGAGGTCTTGCGGATGCTCGATGCGCACTCCGAGCTGAAACGGCTTCTGCACCATCGGCACGCCGCGACGGACGAGCATCGCATAGGTGTCGCGCGCGCTATGGCCGATCGCCAGCACGGCGACCGAAGCCGGGATCGGGCCGCTCGATGTGCTGAGGCTGCGCATCCGGCCGGCCGCGAAGTCGAGATCTTCGACGCGGCAATTGAATTGAAACTCGCCGCCGAACCCTTCGATGCGCTGCCGGAGCGCTTTCACGACGGCCGGCAGCCGGTTGCTCCCCAGGTGCGGACGGTGGTCGTACAGCACCGAGGCCTTCCCTTTGCACTCCGCGAAGATTTCAAGGACGCGGCGCACGTCGGGCCCGGTGTTGCGGCAGGTGAGCTTGCCGTCGCTGAACGTGCCGGCTCCCCCTTCGCCGTAGAGATAATTGCTCTCGGGATCGTGGGGGCCGTTTTCGGTTTCTAAGGCGCGAATGTCGCCGATCCGCTCGCGCACGTTCTTGCCGCGCTCGAGCACGAGCGGACGATAGCCGGCCTGGGCGAGAAAATAAGCCGCGAACAAACCGGCCGGTCCGGAGCCGATGATGACCGGCCGCTCGCGCAGGGGCTCGGTGCCGGGGCGGGGCATCTCGAACGGCGGCTCGGTGAACTGCTCGACTTGGATGCCGCGGC
This window encodes:
- a CDS encoding DUF480 domain-containing protein, whose product is MDDAQHEPAEKTKPKWQPISALERRILGVLVEKAKTVPESYPMTLNGITTGCNQKNNRYPVMQIESDQLDTPLEHLRDLGAIAVVQGNGRTEKFRHYLNDWFGIEKAEMAVMAELLLRGAQSEGELRQRASRMEPIADLTTLRNVLHSLKTKNLIVSLTSDGRGHVLTHNLYEPRELEKVRRDYEAQPAMALSGAISGSRSRDDDDEPTPSRSVAISQTTSNPAISSPATASASSSAEWREAVESLREELRELKAEVESLREEVSMLRG
- the menC gene encoding o-succinylbenzoate synthase, whose translation is MRIDAVELFHVAMPLISPWRTAYGADYTVESVLVRMESDGRYAWAESSPLAAPCYSPEWAGGIFAVMKKWLAPTLVGQFVSTGDDLQAKFAHFKGNQFAKAALDNAWWTLDALQKETPLYKLLGGKRNSVDVGADFGVADSVSAMCDDIAVALDAGHKRVKLKYKPGWDIEMLRFVRSRFPTEVFHIDCNSGYRIDDFEMFCRLDDFNLAMIEQPLQHDDLVDHARLQKEIRTPICLDETVVSVDRAAMALDLGSCRYINIKPGRVGGLTNAVKIHDLAKAAGIPCWVGGMLESAVGLQAMIALATLDNFTYPADIFPSSRFYTDDLGKPELFLTPSPIDGTPQVAAMEVPGIGCEPDAKLLEKCTVEHTRIET
- a CDS encoding Gfo/Idh/MocA family oxidoreductase, with amino-acid sequence MFDRREFMKVASATTAAALTLGQASPSRGYAANETINIACIGTGGRCRGLMKALVKVPGVRIAAVCDIWDMHLELGKQLADPQAITSKKWQEILDRKDIDAVLIGTPDHWHSPLTIAACAAGKDVYVEKPLTHDLSEGQAVIDAQNNYKRVVQVGMQQRSMPHLQKARELIQAGALGEIHKVHLTWNRNQPRHKLNKLGIDPATVDWKSFLGNAKEQPYDEYRFRNWRWFWDFGGGILTDLMVHWMDVANWLVDLDKPESAVAIGDHFQTAGLWETPDTIQTLVNYPDRKVQVYFEGTFVNARNASMIEVMGRDGTLYADRGGYILFPERNSKTPKSEMILGEGPRGADFYTNPDGELLHLTNWVDCMRSRAKTNAPAEAGVSAVYAAHLGNRAYRTATVAKWNDKA
- a CDS encoding NAD(P)-binding protein codes for the protein MPIRLSNLRLSIDAPEAALPAEAAALLSVRPEEIRRWRILRKSLDVRDKRDLAFVYSTEIVVAEDSPAVESRLIAQAQQRRRGIQVEQFTEPPFEMPRPGTEPLRERPVIIGSGPAGLFAAYFLAQAGYRPLVLERGKNVRERIGDIRALETENGPHDPESNYLYGEGGAGTFSDGKLTCRNTGPDVRRVLEIFAECKGKASVLYDHRPHLGSNRLPAVVKALRQRIEGFGGEFQFNCRVEDLDFAAGRMRSLSTSSGPIPASVAVLAIGHSARDTYAMLVRRGVPMVQKPFQLGVRIEHPQDLVNRVQYGETRQEERLGSADYTLIAHGPQDLFSFCMCAGGQVIPSVSEPGYFSSNGMSLSKRDSPFANSGFMITLDPQHFGSTDILAGVELQRRYEAQAFALGRGEYRCPIQWARDFMAGRTSTGSPRTSYKRGVVATSIADVVPPQVAQALHGGLPLLDARWQGRFLPEATIVGPEARGSSPIRMPRDNETLESTGIAGLYPIGEGAGYAGGIVSAAVDGLRVAKSIVARYAPLEGRASSEGKHG
- a CDS encoding ABC-F family ATP-binding cassette domain-containing protein — protein: MILLDVVDVVKHFGPEPILDGVSFEVRPGEKIGLVGPNGAGKSTLMKILAGKLDADAGSVALHRTARLEYLEQQPEFVPDRTLWDEAKTAMSHFAALVDEAGDVADLLAATKDDVEHKRLAARYDFLQHEIQHHDAYNLDYKIERVLGGLGFTSETFDRPCGVLSGGQMNRLLLAKVLLREPDVLLLDEPSNHLDIEATEWLENFLSTADQAVVVVSHDRYFLDKVTNRTLELYHGTIDEYVGNFSAYWLQKQERVKVQARTFEKQQEYIAKTEEFIRKNFYGQKSAQAKDREKKLDRVERINAPREIIGPPMGFAPATRTGDIVVRAEHLSKAFDRPLFSDLTFDILRGERWGILGPNGTGKTTLLKMIVGRIEPTKGKVALGTNVRPGYYDQLLQGIDDDAQTLDAVRPPHKEFNEPQRRDLLAKFGLTGEIVFQKVQSLSGGERSRAALARLSAQDPNFLILDEPTNHLDLWACDSLERSLLNFEGTVLFVSHDRYFLNRVCDHVLVVEPERFRVITGNYEDYQLFIQTRLAEQQAEAAATKQKTATAVKPGDDTKDAGKKERRKRKFPYRKAADIEADILDHEMKLEDVQARMILPETVRDGRLVRQCQAELDELRAGLKNLYEHWEEALELNS